The Sparus aurata chromosome 10, fSpaAur1.1, whole genome shotgun sequence genome includes the window CTCGCTCTTCAAATACCTCATCATCCACGATGTCCATATTAGGGATCCCACACTCTAACCTGGACTCCAGATGCTCTCTGGTTTTGGCCGTttctacacacacatgcacagaacTGTTGATGAGATTTAGGGGATTTGGCGATGAGACCTGACATGGAACTTCAAACTGGTTATGACATAGTGAATTTAttactgatgcctctatatgatTTACATCATTAACAAGGCCGTGAGTGAGAAGatttgatatttctgtttacTTATAATTCAGACTCTAAATGATCTGCACTGGATAAGATGCAAAACTTTCTTAAGGTGTTATACaactaaaacaaagttttaCATCGGTCCACAAAGTGGTGCCAGCAACaagaaaaagttaaagttaCTTACAGCAGTTTCAAGTAATTTGACTGGAACACTACAAAAACTAGTATTCTAGATTGCCAAAAGTGGACACTAAACCATTTCACCCACGTGACAAGTGAATGTGTAATTCCAAAATCATTGCTGTCAAAAGAACAGTTAACAAAAATTGTGACACAAAAAGTTGCAGGGGAAAATATCTTTAGCtgacagtgaagatttcagcttaacAAAGGtcataattaatgtttttttcaaattattttggAATCTTAGGCTGCatggagttttttttgtgtgtgtgtttttttctgattataCTATGCTTTAAGTGAACCCACATACCATCTTTCGAGGAGATGTAgtctgaaataatgaaaaaaaaaaacaatgtcattATTGGTGGCGAAAATAACATGgccaaagaaaatgttgttgcCCAGATATGGCCCGTCCACATACCACATCGAATAAACCAGAACTGGCCTAAATCTGGGCCACAGTTCATTTCTATTCTGGTGGGCTGGATTGGGTTCAGCATCTGGGAATTTACTTTTAGAGGTTGAACCCACTAACAAACATACCTGAGTTTCTGAGTTGTTGAGGAACTGGCTCTCGCACTgttgaaaatggaaatataacaaacttaaaatgtagttatttttacTGTCAGCCTTTCTGTCTGCCTTTGAAGACACGACTGCACAGATTTTGCTTCCAAATGACATCTGGGGAAAGAAACTGAATTCATACAGAGCACAGAAATCCTTATAAAAGTTGGTGTTAAACTGAATGGAAGTAAATGCTGTTGGGGTAAACTGGTTTCAAAGCGTCGGTCTAACTTACTGTTGTCCAAAGTGTGTTTTGGTGATTCATCCTTGCCGTCCAGACAGTCGATCTGTTTGTCATGTAGTGCATCTTTAGGTACACACACACCGGTCTTGCAGAGGAAAGCTCCTTTCCTGCATGCTGATGAACACATTATATTGTGAAACACAGGACACACAATGGTATCAAATCTGTTTATGCATGCGTGTTTGGTTTACCTTTGCAGCACATCTCATCACTGCCGTCACCACAATCATCGACTCCATCACAAGTCTGCTCCAGAGACACACACTTGCCATTTACACATGTGAAGCCACACGCTGTGTctgcaaatacagaaaaataaagtcaCAATTCTGGAGAAGAGTAGAGCAAAATATAGAAGTTCTCAAGATGTACCCATTCATAGTGGAGGGGTTAGTGCACTCAGGTAGCCAGCTCAGCTTGGCCAATCACAGATAGGTTGCCAGATGTGGTTGTGGCTTGGGCCACTGTGGGCTAAAATCTGCTTCACTTACAAACTCTTGGGCCAGATTGGGCTCAGTGATGGACCCGGGGTAAACTGGGCTGCTTCTAACTTTCAGAAGTCTGGCAACCGGGCAACATGGATTGAGGCCTCTGTTTGGGAAAGGATTTTTGGATACCAAGTGAACCCCTTGACTGGAATTGGGCTTGATGGCTGGACTGTTGGATGTGTTCTTAAGGCCTCTGACAGTTGAGGCTGATGGCAGGCCATCAGTGTATGTTGGGGACATTGGTGAGCGTCCTTGTTTCAGTGTGTCCCACAACACTGGCACGAGTGGACTCTTATTGGTGGCTTTTTGGACAATTTAatttgttgcagcagcagtcagcCTTTGTTGCATTAGTTTTTTGATGACGGTTTGGTATCTGGACCCTTAGACAGAAGGTAGAAGGAGGGGCAGGGCTGGACTATATTCAGAGACTGCTGGCAGTGATAAGAGAACTTGACTGTTACAAATGATTCATTGTTCGAGACAGTCGTTACAGGCGGGACTACGATGATCAACAAAATTTATCACAAAAGATTTTGAACTTTGCTGGGTTTGTTATGTCTTTCAATGAAATAGCTCTTTACCCTTGTACAGATAAGAAAAGGGATTTTCCAATCTGGTCCACATTCTGTTCAGGTGTATAGGACATTATATTAGTGGTACTGAGAGTCACCTTGTTGTTCGTGGGAGCCATTGTTCCCTTCTGTGAATCTAAAGACCAAAGTTAAAGTCATTACTAGAAAAGAATAGAGCAGAATCACTTAATACTAACCACTTGGTGCCTCATAACAGGTTGCTGTAGCGAGGTTCTTAGTGGCAATCCTGACCTTGTCGTAGATTACACACTCAGCAAGAGAAGTCTCATAGCCTTGGCAACGGACGTTAACACAGCTGCTTGGGAAATTTGTGGCTGTCGGGTTGTTGTGTTCAATGCGATGAGCAGCCATTGCACCACTGtcggtacacacacacacacacacacacacacacacacacatcaaattGAAGGTATactgtacaaaacaaaaaaaaatgcactctGCTTAAGGaagtttttttgaagtggggtcatataaagtatacatctatagtcggtctgttccctaccagAGTCCAGACGCAAAGCAAAGCAAATTTTAACAGAATTTTTTCCacatccctacgcattagcgcaactgggcctcgcactgtattttgCCGCTGGCAGATAATGGgtagggatacagaggttctCTGGTTGAGAAAAGGtatagtgccaaaagaaagggtggtctgacggcgatgtaaagtggtgtgaattttctctacataacgtacacttgaactaaTATAGATTTCGTTAGGTGGGTCTTgctttaggtggttaaaatttgcCTATAGATATTTCATATGACTccacttaaaaacaaacaaactattcCTTTGAATTGATTGAGTATGTTTGTTGTACATGCTTGTACACCATGTTTTAAACATGCATTAGGTCAATATATCTTCTCTCACAGTGGGGTCCCCTTCTCCTTGCAGGCCACGTTAGCAGCCGCCATGTTCCAAGTCTTCCCACACACCAGTAACTCCTCCCCACCATTGGGGCTTCTAGCATCAGGAACGAAGACCTTCACCACTCTTGTTTCTGGGTCAATTGAAGTATTAAACTTTGGTTGATTATCTGTAATGGGAGAGGGATAAAAGTAACATTAACTACATGAGGGGATAAGACAGTTACAAAACAGGGCACTAAATGTGTCCGAGAGAGCGAACCTCCACAATTTAACCCAAAGTGGGACATGACAGGTTTCCTGGTCCGACACGAGACAGCCATCACCTAGAAAATAGATTTGAATAAATTTAATACCTTCTTGTTGCACTCTTAATATCCCAAACCACTGACATTTACTATTGTACTCTAATGATAAGGTTTTACTATTGAAATCAGCCAGGTCTAGAAGTCTCTTGATGGGAGATCAGAAGGTCCTACAtctttctgcagcagctcagaaAACTTTAAATCTACAACATATTCCTAATTCCTGTTTCTGTAACTGGTTCCAAGTCAAGACCTGCTCTTGATACCCAACCTCATTCACATGTTACCTGGCAGAAGGAGCGGTAGTTTCTATTGTCCCGCCCACAAACTGGGACCCCATTCACAACAGCAGGACACAGGTAGGGTGTTTTACAGGAGCAATGTCCTCTAATGCAACGCTCCcatggaggacaaaacaccAGATCACATGATGCTCGAGTAAGCCTGATAAATGTGAAAAGACAGATCACACTAATAACTCACACAGATCATTAAGATGAGCAAAGAAAATACATGAACTGTAGAGACTGTAAGACTTAGACGTCTTCTTTGGATCAATTGAGGTGGAAACTTCTTAGCATTTAACCTTTTGCAGCAGTTTCTTCTTGACAAGATCTTTATGCTTATTTGGATTTTTGAGTTCCTTAAATGACAAAGTAAACACAGGGGTTGCCATAGTTTTATCGACCATCTAGTGGTTTAAAGTCAGTAGTTTGTCATAACCCCCTAAATACAACTACTCTTAATCTTAATTAAACTTCCTTTGACTGGCATGTCAAAAGTTAACTGCTCATTGCAAACACAACCAGAGTTTCTATGTCaactgagaaaaagaaagttgTAATAGGGATACTACTGGTTGGTTagaaatattcagtttactgccCAGGGAATGAACAGTACCATCTTCACTATCTTAGTTGTCAGATTGTAGTGAACAGAAACCTATTTCATTGTTTATGTCAAACGAGGTTGGAAAATTGTTGGTTACCAAAAGACCAGTGGCAATTGTAAGTAAAAAAGAATGGAAGGGAATATACAAATAGGGAAATACAAACATAACAGACCATAGAAACAGCCAAAAGCCCATCCAATTAATGTACACCTACTTCTTGTCCCAACACTCCTGTGGACCAAAAAACTTGTCTGTCTCATTTGTTCCAGGGATTGTTGGAGCAGAGCTGTTGACCATGGTGGTGGGCTGGGTTGTTGGCGTGGTTTcctgattaaaaatgaatagaaGAGGATAGAAAGGAACATGGTTTATCTCATCATCTATAACTCTGGCTGTCTCCTGTTAAAGTTCCACACAGATGATTAACAACTTTATATCTCTTTAGTACTTTAGTAATCTTAGTTCTTTTGATAAATTACTtcatgacagaaaaataaaatgcaagtATTAAttgaaacattattttttctcttcttaaTGTCTATACTGTTATTTCCTGCAAGTTTGTATTTGTCCGTTTTACTATAACTCATTACTGCTGTGTGAgatttcactgcagaccaaaaCAGAAATGACGTCACTCCTGTGTTGGCCCCAGTGTTTGCTTGAGTCGACCCACTCTTACATATCTGACTGTTCAAGCTTATAAGATTCAATGTATTTATCATTATATAACACAGGGCTATGCAATGAAATGATGGCTGGATTCCTTTTTGCTACTCATAAAAACTAAAAGATGCAAATGGATGATTTAATAATGAgtaattagaaaatgttttgttttggggtgaAATGAACTCCTGTCACAATAAATGTGGAAACAGTTTGATCATGCAGCGCTAAATTGAGTTTGAACTTCCCTTAGTTCACCTCACAGGCCAGTTCTATTCCCCAGCATTTGGATCTAAATAACTCACTTGAAAATTGTATTGTTAGTATTTTGGTCTACTTATATTGAGACAGGAGATGAACGGTAGAAATTACCGATAGCGAGGGTCAGAAATAGAGAGACATAAATGGAGCATGTTGCAGGTATAGAACGCTGATCACACCAACACAAAATGCTTAACAAATTTAACAGCAGAGCTAAAATTTAACAATGCAGTACAAAACTATTCTACATATGACCTTTCTCCTGTAGAACAGAGATACAtggctgtatatatatatatatatatatatatatatatatatatatatatatatatatatatacatatatatacatactcaATATAagtgataaaacacagaaagagaatTTTTTTGTTACTCTGAAGATAAAAAGACTTAACTCACCATTTCAGAGTAAGCAATGAgaagaaa containing:
- the LOC115589971 gene encoding complement factor I-like, which codes for MRSAGVSLFLLFLLIAYSEMETTPTTQPTTMVNSSAPTIPGTNETDKFFGPQECWDKKLTRASCDLVFCPPWERCIRGHCSCKTPYLCPAVVNGVPVCGRDNRNYRSFCQVMAVSCRTRKPVMSHFGLNCGDNQPKFNTSIDPETRVVKVFVPDARSPNGGEELLVCGKTWNMAAANVACKEKGTPLGAMAAHRIEHNNPTATNFPSSCVNVRCQGYETSLAECVIYDKVRIATKNLATATCYEAPSDTACGFTCVNGKCVSLEQTCDGVDDCGDGSDEMCCKACRKGAFLCKTGVCVPKDALHDKQIDCLDGKDESPKHTLDNMREPVPQQLRNSDYISSKDETAKTREHLESRLECGIPNMDIVDDEVFEERGRSSRTKRVVGGIPSKPTQIQWQIALGDKGKIDCGGAYIGGCWVLTAAHCVRPNPSAFMVYFSMWKKSSAQGTTDIVLVKNIQIHPKYNASSYENDIALVQLEKLPFSDKCLEDNPAVRAVCVPWSTELFRTNHTCSISGWGRTAEGKRSRVLLWANVSLIDNCGNFYGHRFNKDSMLCAGDLEGKVDSCQGDDGGPLVCEDELGVSYLWGIVSWGEKCGQPGFPGVYTQVAHYFEWIRLHTGWPAVTKFNS